In Misgurnus anguillicaudatus chromosome 5, ASM2758022v2, whole genome shotgun sequence, a genomic segment contains:
- the spinb gene encoding spindlin b: protein MKTPHGHRSNHHHHHHRSKDPKVRGVLGDRSVVKKSSHRPRQRNAVDQNITSVQCHAENIVGCRIQHTWKEDGHSPVSLWTGTVLVQVPVNPHLYLIKYDAVDCVYGIEIFKDTRVKNLEILDGQIASFRVSDGLLADRLLGRAVGHMFEQDDGSKDEWRGLVLSRAPVMPTWFFITYEKDPTLYMYQLLQDYKEGDLRILPDLDDSGDVREPGEVLDTLVGKQVECLNKDGTEKMGTIIQQVQAKPSVYFIKFDDDYHIYVYDMIGS from the exons ATGAAGACTCCACATGGACATCGTTCgaaccatcatcatcatcatcatcgctCCAAAGATCCTAAAG TACGTGGTGTTCTGGGTGACCGGTCTGTAGTGAAGAAGAGCTCTCACAG ACCCAGACAGCGTAACGCAGTCGATCAAAACATCACATCTGTCCAATGTCACGCTGAGAATATTGTGGGCTGTAGAATCCAACACACGTGGAAGGAAGACGGTCACAGTCCGGTGTCTCTGTGGACGGGGACCGTTCTCGTCCAGGTACCCGTGAACCCTCATCTCTACCTCATCAAGTACGATGCTGTCGACTGCGTCTACGGCATTGAGATTTTCAAAGACACGAGAGTTAAAAACCTTGAGATTTTAGACGGCCAAATCGCCTCGTTTCGAGTCAGTGACGGTCTTCTAGCGGACAGACTGCTGGGCCGAGCGGTGGGACACATGTTTGAACAGGACGATGGATCGAAGGATGAATGGAGAGGTCTGGTGCTCTCCAGAGCTCCCGTCATGCCCACCTGGTTCTTCATAACCTATGAGAAAGATCCCACACTTTACATGTATCAGCTGTTGCAGGATTATAAAGAAGGTGATCTCCGGATACTTCCGGATTTAG ATGATTCGGGAGATGTCCGAGAGCCTGGAGAAGTGTTGGACACACTGGTTGGCAAACAGGTGGAGTGTTTGAATAAAGATGGCACAGAGAAGATGGGCACTATTATTCAACAGGTTCAGGCTAAACCATCTGTTTACTTTATTAAGTTTGATGATGACTATCACATCTATGTCTATGATATGATTGGATCATAG
- the lrrc2 gene encoding leucine-rich repeat-containing protein 2 produces the protein MRSGRMSVDIPVYDLSLIRKLWEGRVKKYRQRQKKEEERISKSALTKLNVEWQYRIACRKLKSSEVETLQCYLERSTLTQLDILPNNINKDDKEEDKKFIFELTGNKWMKLPEDLQYMTYLKEWHIRGTRIPEIPTYIEMFVDLRVLDVPKNGLTKLPAEIGKLTSLRELNVSYNKLLSIPAELGDCENLERLEMTANINLTELPFELSHLKKLKYLDMSENQFATIPICVLRMESLTFLDISNNRLKDLPEDIDRIEALETVFLHRNKIKYIPMSMSNITHLKMLVLSADELISIPSRFVDNPDIKLIRLYDNPLKTEDDEEHVSEINTDEHEKEFMKMYLQSLEERETQPTYTTKVSLNCLL, from the exons ATGAGATCAGGCCGGATGAGTGTTGATATTCCTGTGTACGACCTCTCACTGATTCGAAAACTGTGGGAGGGGCGCGTGAAAAAATACAGACAGCGACAGAAGAAAGAGGAAGAGCGAATCAGCAAAAGTGCTTTGACCAA GTTGAATGTAGAATGGCAGTATCGCATCGCATGTAGAAAGTTAAAGAGTTCAGAGGTGGAGACGCTGCAGTGTTATCTAGAGAGATCAACTCTTACACAACTCGACATTCTGCCCAACAACATTAATAAAG ATGATAAAGAAGAGGACAAGAAGTTTATTTTTGAATTGACTGGAAATAAATGGAtg AAATTACCTGAAGATCTTCAGTATATGACCTATCTGAAGGAATGGCACATCCGTGGAACAAGGATTCCAGAGATTCCCACTTATATTGAGATGTTTGTGGATCTGCGTGTGCTGGATGTCCCTAAAAACGGTTTGACGAAGCTTCCGGCTGAGATCG GAAAACTAACCAGCTTAAGGGAATTAAATGTAAGTTATAATAAATTGCTCAGCATTCCAGCTGAACTTGGAGATTGTGAAAATCTGGAGCGATTAGAAATGACAGCAAACATCAATCTGACAGAGTTACCTTTTGAG CTgagtcatttaaaaaaactgaagtatTTGGACATGTCAGAAAATCAATTTGCCACTATTCCTATCTGTGTCCTTCGCATGGAGAGTCTGACATTTCTGGATATCAGTAACAACAGACTCAAAGATCTGCCTGAAGACATCGACAG GATTGAGGCATTAGAGACGGTGTTCCTACACAGAAATAAGATCAAATACATCCCTATGTCCATGAGTAACATCACACACCTGAAGATGTTGGTGTTGAGCGCAGATGAGCTgatcagcatcccatccagATTCGTGGATAATCCTGACATCAA ATTAATCAGATTATATGACAATCCATTAAAGACTGAAGATGATGAAGAACATGTGAGTGAGATAAACACAGATGAGCATGAGAAAGAATTCATGAAGATGTATCTACAATCATTGGAGGAAAGAG AAACTCAACCAACCTACACCACAAAAGTGTCACTGAACTGTCTTCTATAA
- the LOC129414732 gene encoding protein FAM240B: protein MSSALIHDKLFIKTFWEQKIDHHTSMTEAEEQRRKSSALTKLRDEWLKRLENRTKHLKNFGDNRSPSASTT from the exons ATGAGTTCTGCTCTGattcatgataaattatttatcaagACGTTCTGGGAGCAGAAGATCGACCATCAcaccagcatgacagaagctgAGGAGCAGAGGAGGAAGAGCAGCGCTCTCACAAa gCTTCGTGACGAGTGGCTGAAGAGACTGGAAAACCGGACAAAACATCTGAAGAATTTTGGTGACAACCGCAGCCCAAGCGCATCAACCACGTGA
- the csgalnact1b gene encoding LOW QUALITY PROTEIN: chondroitin sulfate N-acetylgalactosaminyltransferase 1 (The sequence of the model RefSeq protein was modified relative to this genomic sequence to represent the inferred CDS: substituted 1 base at 1 genomic stop codon) encodes MFKRWRFVLALLACFVLLLLCTHHHPPQSCSRSPAAEVSYETLLHQHEERYLXLSTNLTKQISQLKKDLRERSRQLQRSAFIFSLDPEEKTHSDLERFVQKQLRSAETSSGERVSDEFSVVPFESFTLQRVYQLETGLSRHPVERPIRPDRRSELDGVLESALHVLNEHQPGDSHHRRSYSPKDFFEGIFRTERDKGTLYDLVFGENISPDFRRLIFFRPFAPLIKVTDEFIDTSQILINIIVPLTNQLDIFRRFMQNFSKVCIRQEERTHLTVVLFESEKMDEVKGILDEISRTMKYRNFTLIHLNEEFSRARGLEVGVGAWTHSNVLLFFCNVNVHFTAEFLNSCRINAAAGQKVFYPVMFSQYNPEVIYGHNVPPLEDQLVVRKDFGFWKDLDFGMTCQYRSDFLKIGGFDVTVNGRDTEDAHLYKKYLQSRLKVIRTPSRGLFQVWTEILCSEDLSTDSLKFCLWSKAVNEASLAQMADLLFQQQINNHLQKHL; translated from the exons ATGTTCAAGAGATGGAGGTTTGTTCTCGCACTGCTCGCGTGCTTTGTGCTGCTCTTGTTGTGTACCCATCATCATCCACCTCAATCCTGCTCAAGAAGCCCAGCAGCTGAAGTTTCATATGAGACTTTACTGCACCAGCACGAGGAGCGATACCTTTAGCTCTCCACAAACCTCACCAAACAAATCTCTCAACTGAAGAAAGACCTAAGAGAGAGGAGCAGACAGCTACAGAGATCTGCTTTCATCTTCTCACTGGATCCTGAAGAAAAAACCCATTCGGATCTGGAACGCTTCGTACAGAAGCAGCTCAGAAGCGCTGAGACGAGTTCAGGTGAGCGAGTATCTGATGAGTTTAGCGTGGTGCCGTTCGAGAGCTTCACTCTTCAGAGGGTCTATCAGCTGGAGACGGGACTATCACGACACCCTGTGGAAAGACCCATCCGACCGGACCGCAGGAGTGAGCTGGACGGAGTGTTAGAGAGCGCCTTACACGTACTGAATGAACATCAGCCTGGAGACTCACACCACAGAAGATCTTACTCTCCAAAAGATTTCTTTGAGG GAATCTTTCGCACAGAAAGGGATAAAGGAACGCTATATGATCTGGTGTTTGGAGAAAACATCTCTCCAGACTTCAGGAGGCTCATCTTCTTTCGTCCATTTGCACCGTTAATAAAAGTGACGGATGAATTTATTGACACATCCCAAATCCTTATAAATATTATTGTACCGCTGACAAACCAACTGGATATATTCAGACGATTTATGCAGAATTTCAG TAAAGTTTGTATTCGTCAAGAAGAGAGGACGCATCTTACCGTGGTATTATTTGAGTCTGAAAAGATGGATGAAGTGAAAGGAATTCTGGATGAAATATCAAG GACAATGAAATACAGGAACTTTACTCTGATTCATCTGAATGAAGAGTTTTCCAGAGCTCGAGGGCTGGAGGTTGGAGTTGGCGCGTGGACTCACAGTAATGTCCTCCTCTTCTTCTGTAATGTGAACGTTCACTTCACTGCAGAGTTCCTGAACTCCTGTCGAATCAATGCAGCAGCAG GTCAAAAGGTTTTCTATCCAGTGATGTTTAGTCAGTATAATCCCGAAGTCATCTATGGTCATAATGTTCCTCCTCTTGAAGACCAGCTG GTGGTTAGGAAAGATTTTGGATTCTGGAAAGATTTAGATTTTGGAATGACGTGTCAGTACAGATCAGATTTTTTGAAGATAG GTGGATTCGATGTCACAGTAAACGGCAGGGATACAGAAGATGCACATCTCTATAAGAAATATCTCCAGAGCCGTCTGAAGGTGATTCGAACTCCATCACGCGGTCTCTTTCAAGTGTGGACTGAGATTCTCTGTTCTGAGGATTTATCAACAGACTCTTTGAAATTCTGTTTGTGGTCCAAAGCTGTGAATGAGGCGTCGCTCGCTCAGATGGCCGATCTGCTCTTCCAACAACAGATTAACAATCATCTACAGAAACACCTTTGA
- the plpp1b gene encoding phospholipid phosphatase 1 isoform X1: MLKCKLSKNRSVLAEVKMFETKGVFCICLDVFCLVMAGLPFAVLNIQHKPFKRGFFCSDYSLKYPFKDDTISYQLLMGIMIPFTLFIIIFCECFSVYLRSRASFTYEYVVCVYKSVGSFVFGAALSQSLTDIAKYSVGRLRPHFLTVCKPDWNLIDCKSGYIENFTCTGDSTITNEGRLSFYSGHSSFSMYCMLFLALYLQSRLTSGWSRLVRPTLQFFFIATSLYVGLSRVSDYKHHWSDVLTGLIQGAIVALITVFYVSDLFKTQSKSDQNEELSHTSLQENSDLTNNYGTSQ; this comes from the exons atgttaaagtgtAAATTATCTAAAAACAGAAGTGTGCTTGCGGAAGTGAAAATGTTCGAGACTAAAGGAGTTTTCTGCATTTGTTTGGATGTTTTCTGTCTGGTTATGG ctGGACTTCCATTTGCAGTCTTGAATATTCAGCACAAACCATTCAAAAGAGGATTTTTTTGCAGCGATTACAGCCTCAAATATCCTTTTAAAGATGACACGATATCTTACCAGTTACTGATGGGAATAATGATACCATTCACACTCTTTATA ATAATCTTCTGTGAGTGTTTCTCTGTGTATCTGCGCTCCAGAGCATCTTTCACTTATGAGTATGTAGTCTGTGTGTACAAGAGCGTCGGTTCATTTGTGTTTGGAGCAGCATTAAGTCAGTCACTGACCGACATCGCCAAATACTCCGTCGGTCGACTGCGGCCACATTTCCTGACTGTGTGTAAACCCGACTGGAACCTCATTGACTGTAAATCAGGTTATATTGAGAACTTCACATGTACAGGAGACTCAACTATCACCAATGAGGGCAG GTTGTCCTTTTATTCTGGGCACTCATCATTTTCTATGTACTGTATGCTGTTTCTTGCT CTGTATCTTCAGTCTAGACTGACGTCTGGATGGTCTCGGCTGGTGCGTCCCACTCTTCAGTTCTTCTTCATCGCCACGTCTCTGTATGTAGGTCTGTCACGTGTCTCTGATTATAAACACCACTGGAGTGATGTTCTTACTGGACTCATACAGGGAGCTATTGTTGCTTTAATTACG GTCTTTTATGTATCAGACCTATTCAAAACTCAGTCCAAGTCAGATCAAAATGAGGAACTCTCTCACACAAGTCTTCAGGAAAACTCTGATCTGACAAACAACTACGGCACTTCCCAATGA
- the plpp1b gene encoding phospholipid phosphatase 1 isoform X3 produces the protein MFETKGVFCICLDVFCLVMAGLPFAVLNIQHKPFKRGFFCSDYSLKYPFKDDTISYQLLMGIMIPFTLFIIIFCECFSVYLRSRASFTYEYVVCVYKSVGSFVFGAALSQSLTDIAKYSVGRLRPHFLTVCKPDWNLIDCKSGYIENFTCTGDSTITNEGRLSFYSGHSSFSMYCMLFLALYLQSRLTSGWSRLVRPTLQFFFIATSLYVGLSRVSDYKHHWSDVLTGLIQGAIVALITVFYVSDLFKTQSKSDQNEELSHTSLQENSDLTNNYGTSQ, from the exons ATGTTCGAGACTAAAGGAGTTTTCTGCATTTGTTTGGATGTTTTCTGTCTGGTTATGG ctGGACTTCCATTTGCAGTCTTGAATATTCAGCACAAACCATTCAAAAGAGGATTTTTTTGCAGCGATTACAGCCTCAAATATCCTTTTAAAGATGACACGATATCTTACCAGTTACTGATGGGAATAATGATACCATTCACACTCTTTATA ATAATCTTCTGTGAGTGTTTCTCTGTGTATCTGCGCTCCAGAGCATCTTTCACTTATGAGTATGTAGTCTGTGTGTACAAGAGCGTCGGTTCATTTGTGTTTGGAGCAGCATTAAGTCAGTCACTGACCGACATCGCCAAATACTCCGTCGGTCGACTGCGGCCACATTTCCTGACTGTGTGTAAACCCGACTGGAACCTCATTGACTGTAAATCAGGTTATATTGAGAACTTCACATGTACAGGAGACTCAACTATCACCAATGAGGGCAG GTTGTCCTTTTATTCTGGGCACTCATCATTTTCTATGTACTGTATGCTGTTTCTTGCT CTGTATCTTCAGTCTAGACTGACGTCTGGATGGTCTCGGCTGGTGCGTCCCACTCTTCAGTTCTTCTTCATCGCCACGTCTCTGTATGTAGGTCTGTCACGTGTCTCTGATTATAAACACCACTGGAGTGATGTTCTTACTGGACTCATACAGGGAGCTATTGTTGCTTTAATTACG GTCTTTTATGTATCAGACCTATTCAAAACTCAGTCCAAGTCAGATCAAAATGAGGAACTCTCTCACACAAGTCTTCAGGAAAACTCTGATCTGACAAACAACTACGGCACTTCCCAATGA
- the mfsd14bb gene encoding hippocampus abundant transcript 1 protein isoform X1 — protein MLLKHIRQRSAGRAKVSHAVVVIFLEFFAWGLLTTPMLTVLQKTFPQHTFLMNGLIQGVKGFLSFMSAPLIGALSDVWGRKSFLFLTVCFTCAPIPLMIFSPWSFFALMSVSGLFSVTFSVIFAYVADITEEEERSTAYGLVSATFAASLVTSPAIGAFVSVRYGDSLVVLLATIIAVLDILFVLLIVPESLPEKMRLSSFGFPISWEQADPFASLRKVGKDSTVLLICVTVFLSYLPEAGQYSSFFLYLGQVIHFSYEAIAGYIAMVGILSIVAQTLLLPVLMKKIGNKKTVLLGLGFQLFQLAWYGFGSEPWMMWAAGAIAAMSSISFPAVSALVSHCTDRDQQGAVQGMITGIRGLCNGLGPALFGFIFFLFNVELKEMSPVGPSHISPDKDEKSAIPGPPFLFGACMVLLALLVAVFIPTQHTSEVKTCSTRVMTELVSGGVPGSSSIPVSDEDNEPLLQDSSLSV, from the exons ATGTTACTCAAACACATCCGC CAGCGCAGTGCTGGTCGAGCGAAGGTGAGCCACGCTGTGGTGGTGATTTTTCTGGAGTTTTTTGCCTGGGGTCTCTTGACCACACCGATGCTCACA GTCCTGCAAAAAACCTTTCCACAGCACACATTTCTCATGAACGGTCTGATTCAAGGTGTCAAG GGCTTTTTATCGTTCATGAGCGCTCCTCTGATTGGTGCTTTGTCTGATGTTTGGGGCAGAAAAAGTTTCttgtttctgacagtgtgtTTCACCTGCGCTCCCATACCACTCATGATATTCAGCCCATG GTCTTTTTTTGCTCTGATGTCAGTTTCTGGACTTTTCTCGGTTACATTCTCTGTTATATTTGCATATGTAGCTGATATTACAGAAGAGGAGGAAAGAAGTACAGCATATGGACtg GTTTCTGCGACGTTTGCAGCGAGTTTAGTGACGAGTCCTGCTATAGGAGCGTTTGTATCTGTCAGATATGGAGACAGTCTCGTGGTCCTGCTCGCCACCATCATCGCAGTGTTGGATATTCTCTTTGTTCTGCTTATTGTTCCTGAATCTCTGCCAGAAAAAATGAGATTATCATCCTTTGGTTTTCCTATTTCATGGGAGCAGGCGGATCCGTTTGCT TCTTTGAGGAAGGTTGGAAAAGACTCTACGGTTCTGCTCATCTGTGTCACAGTTTTCCTCTCTTATCTGCCTGAGGCCGGACAGTATTCCAGCTTTTTCCTTTATCTGGGACAG GTCATACACTTCTCCTATGAGGCGATCGCGGGATATATTGCGATGGTTGGAATTCTGTCCATCGTTGCACAG ACATTACTTTTACCTGTTCTGATGAAGAAGATTGGAAATAAGAAAACAGTGTTATTGGGTCTTGGATTTCAGCTGTTTCAGCTGGCCTGGTACGGCTTCGGCTCAGAACCATG GATGATGTGGGCCGCCGGGGCGATCGCTGCTATGTCCAGCATCAGTTTTCCTGCGGTAAGCGCGCTGGTGTCACACTGCACGGATCGCGACCAGCAGG GAGCTGTTCAGGGAATGATCACTGGAATTCGAGGTCTGTGTAACGGACTCGGTCCGGCTCTGTTCGGATTCATATTCTTCCTCTTTAACGTGGAACTAAAAGAGATGAGTCCGGTCGGGCCGAGTCACATCTCACCCGACAAAGATGAG AAGTCAGCTATTCCCGGTCCTCCCTTTCTCTTCGGAGCGTGTATGGTTCTGTTGGCTCTTCTGGTGGCCGTCTTTATTCCCACACAACACACTTCAGAGGTAAAGACGTGCAGTACTCGGGTCATGACAGAACTTGTAAGCGGTGGTGTCCCGGGGTCCAGCTCCATTCCTGTGAGCGATGAAGACAACGAGCCTCTTTTACAGGACAGTAGCTTGTCCGTCTGA
- the srp19 gene encoding signal recognition particle 19 kDa protein — protein MAHLTTNPEDKERFLCIYPSYVNSKKTLAEGRRIPVEKAVENPSCAEIRDVLTAAGLNVLVENKMYSREWNRDVQFRGRVRVQIKLQDGSLCQEKFSSRKDVMFYAAEMIPKLKSRTQKSGGADAGAQQGEGGKKGKKKKK, from the exons ATGGCACATTTAACGACAAACCCGGAAGATAAAGAGAG GTTCTTGTGCATTTATCCATCTTACGTCAACAGTAAAAAGACATTAGCAGAAGGAAGGCGAATCCCTGTAGAGAAGGCAGTGGAGAATCCATCATGTGCTGAGATTCGAGATGTCCTCACAGCTGCTGGACTCAATGTCCTCGTGGAG AATAAGATGTACTCGAGAGAGTGGAACAGAGATGTTCAGTTTAGAGGAAGAGTTCGTGTGCAAATAAAACTCCAAGATGGAAGTTTGTGTCAAGAGAAATTTTCATCAA GGAAAGATGTGATGTTTTATGCAGCTGAGATGATTCCTAAACTAAAGAGCCGGACACAGAAGAGCGGAGGAGCTGACGCTGGGGCACAACAGGGTGAAGGAGGAAAGAaaggaaagaagaagaagaagtag
- the shld3 gene encoding shieldin complex subunit 3, with product MMNGKHEDDQEEDDDEDDDMTRADASVYYFSDDLEVRDVVLITHRVLQEFPSRNLPEFKPWYPSTSSDAIRTIRPKKSAPIISSEDLHNITNCLQEHHNTSDTSRAADTHRVKSLTASDSTDEFNNKPEEFKRSWCVIRERTTPVIKTSQSFSRLFSKIIDKHRLHLHQRVKWIVCELNCVTFTVDEVWFQLNRAIRHSRLPTCNANFQRALAQIWIYCDVSYCEFIGNFLKDEFQLSGRITLTVHKLGDIIKF from the exons ATGATGAATGGCAAACACGAAGATGATCAAGAGgaggatgatgatgaagatgatgatatGACGCGAGCG GATGCGAGTGTGTATTATTTCAGTGATGATTTGGAGGTGAGAGATGTTGTACTCATCACACACAGAGTTCTTCAGGAGTTTCCCAGCAGAAATCTTCCTGAATTTAAACCCTGGTACCCGTCAACATCATCAGACGCCATCAGAACCATCAGACCCAAAAAGTCTGCTCCAATCATCTCATCTGAAGATCTACACAACATCACAAATTGTCTGCAGGAACATCACAACACATCAGACACGAGCAGAGCCGCAGATACACACAGAGTCAAATCACTGACAGCGTCTGATAGCACAGATGAGTTTAACAATAAACCAGAAGAGTTTAAACGCTCGTGGTGTGTGATCAGAGAGAGGACGACGCCGGTTATAAAGACCTCACAGTCATTCTCACGACTCTTCAGTAAAATCATTGACAAACACAGACTTCATCTTCATCAGAGAGTAAAGTGGATCGTGTGTGAGCTCAACTGTGTCACGTTCACTGTGGATGAAGTTTGGTTTCAGTTGAATCGAGCGATCCGACACTCCAGACTGCCTACATGTAATGCAAACTTCCAGAGAGCTCTTGCTCAGATCTGGATCTACTGTGACGTCTCTTACTGTGAATTTATTGGGAATTTTCTAAAGGATGAATTCCAACTCTCTGGTCGGATTACATTAACAGTCCATAAACTTGGAGATATCAtcaaattttaa
- the plpp1b gene encoding phospholipid phosphatase 1 isoform X2 gives MIISVVSVLAEVKMFETKGVFCICLDVFCLVMAGLPFAVLNIQHKPFKRGFFCSDYSLKYPFKDDTISYQLLMGIMIPFTLFIIIFCECFSVYLRSRASFTYEYVVCVYKSVGSFVFGAALSQSLTDIAKYSVGRLRPHFLTVCKPDWNLIDCKSGYIENFTCTGDSTITNEGRLSFYSGHSSFSMYCMLFLALYLQSRLTSGWSRLVRPTLQFFFIATSLYVGLSRVSDYKHHWSDVLTGLIQGAIVALITVFYVSDLFKTQSKSDQNEELSHTSLQENSDLTNNYGTSQ, from the exons ATGATCATTTCTGTCGT AAGTGTGCTTGCGGAAGTGAAAATGTTCGAGACTAAAGGAGTTTTCTGCATTTGTTTGGATGTTTTCTGTCTGGTTATGG ctGGACTTCCATTTGCAGTCTTGAATATTCAGCACAAACCATTCAAAAGAGGATTTTTTTGCAGCGATTACAGCCTCAAATATCCTTTTAAAGATGACACGATATCTTACCAGTTACTGATGGGAATAATGATACCATTCACACTCTTTATA ATAATCTTCTGTGAGTGTTTCTCTGTGTATCTGCGCTCCAGAGCATCTTTCACTTATGAGTATGTAGTCTGTGTGTACAAGAGCGTCGGTTCATTTGTGTTTGGAGCAGCATTAAGTCAGTCACTGACCGACATCGCCAAATACTCCGTCGGTCGACTGCGGCCACATTTCCTGACTGTGTGTAAACCCGACTGGAACCTCATTGACTGTAAATCAGGTTATATTGAGAACTTCACATGTACAGGAGACTCAACTATCACCAATGAGGGCAG GTTGTCCTTTTATTCTGGGCACTCATCATTTTCTATGTACTGTATGCTGTTTCTTGCT CTGTATCTTCAGTCTAGACTGACGTCTGGATGGTCTCGGCTGGTGCGTCCCACTCTTCAGTTCTTCTTCATCGCCACGTCTCTGTATGTAGGTCTGTCACGTGTCTCTGATTATAAACACCACTGGAGTGATGTTCTTACTGGACTCATACAGGGAGCTATTGTTGCTTTAATTACG GTCTTTTATGTATCAGACCTATTCAAAACTCAGTCCAAGTCAGATCAAAATGAGGAACTCTCTCACACAAGTCTTCAGGAAAACTCTGATCTGACAAACAACTACGGCACTTCCCAATGA
- the mfsd14bb gene encoding hippocampus abundant transcript 1 protein isoform X2: protein MLLKHIRRSAGRAKVSHAVVVIFLEFFAWGLLTTPMLTVLQKTFPQHTFLMNGLIQGVKGFLSFMSAPLIGALSDVWGRKSFLFLTVCFTCAPIPLMIFSPWSFFALMSVSGLFSVTFSVIFAYVADITEEEERSTAYGLVSATFAASLVTSPAIGAFVSVRYGDSLVVLLATIIAVLDILFVLLIVPESLPEKMRLSSFGFPISWEQADPFASLRKVGKDSTVLLICVTVFLSYLPEAGQYSSFFLYLGQVIHFSYEAIAGYIAMVGILSIVAQTLLLPVLMKKIGNKKTVLLGLGFQLFQLAWYGFGSEPWMMWAAGAIAAMSSISFPAVSALVSHCTDRDQQGAVQGMITGIRGLCNGLGPALFGFIFFLFNVELKEMSPVGPSHISPDKDEKSAIPGPPFLFGACMVLLALLVAVFIPTQHTSEVKTCSTRVMTELVSGGVPGSSSIPVSDEDNEPLLQDSSLSV from the exons ATGTTACTCAAACACATCCGC CGCAGTGCTGGTCGAGCGAAGGTGAGCCACGCTGTGGTGGTGATTTTTCTGGAGTTTTTTGCCTGGGGTCTCTTGACCACACCGATGCTCACA GTCCTGCAAAAAACCTTTCCACAGCACACATTTCTCATGAACGGTCTGATTCAAGGTGTCAAG GGCTTTTTATCGTTCATGAGCGCTCCTCTGATTGGTGCTTTGTCTGATGTTTGGGGCAGAAAAAGTTTCttgtttctgacagtgtgtTTCACCTGCGCTCCCATACCACTCATGATATTCAGCCCATG GTCTTTTTTTGCTCTGATGTCAGTTTCTGGACTTTTCTCGGTTACATTCTCTGTTATATTTGCATATGTAGCTGATATTACAGAAGAGGAGGAAAGAAGTACAGCATATGGACtg GTTTCTGCGACGTTTGCAGCGAGTTTAGTGACGAGTCCTGCTATAGGAGCGTTTGTATCTGTCAGATATGGAGACAGTCTCGTGGTCCTGCTCGCCACCATCATCGCAGTGTTGGATATTCTCTTTGTTCTGCTTATTGTTCCTGAATCTCTGCCAGAAAAAATGAGATTATCATCCTTTGGTTTTCCTATTTCATGGGAGCAGGCGGATCCGTTTGCT TCTTTGAGGAAGGTTGGAAAAGACTCTACGGTTCTGCTCATCTGTGTCACAGTTTTCCTCTCTTATCTGCCTGAGGCCGGACAGTATTCCAGCTTTTTCCTTTATCTGGGACAG GTCATACACTTCTCCTATGAGGCGATCGCGGGATATATTGCGATGGTTGGAATTCTGTCCATCGTTGCACAG ACATTACTTTTACCTGTTCTGATGAAGAAGATTGGAAATAAGAAAACAGTGTTATTGGGTCTTGGATTTCAGCTGTTTCAGCTGGCCTGGTACGGCTTCGGCTCAGAACCATG GATGATGTGGGCCGCCGGGGCGATCGCTGCTATGTCCAGCATCAGTTTTCCTGCGGTAAGCGCGCTGGTGTCACACTGCACGGATCGCGACCAGCAGG GAGCTGTTCAGGGAATGATCACTGGAATTCGAGGTCTGTGTAACGGACTCGGTCCGGCTCTGTTCGGATTCATATTCTTCCTCTTTAACGTGGAACTAAAAGAGATGAGTCCGGTCGGGCCGAGTCACATCTCACCCGACAAAGATGAG AAGTCAGCTATTCCCGGTCCTCCCTTTCTCTTCGGAGCGTGTATGGTTCTGTTGGCTCTTCTGGTGGCCGTCTTTATTCCCACACAACACACTTCAGAGGTAAAGACGTGCAGTACTCGGGTCATGACAGAACTTGTAAGCGGTGGTGTCCCGGGGTCCAGCTCCATTCCTGTGAGCGATGAAGACAACGAGCCTCTTTTACAGGACAGTAGCTTGTCCGTCTGA